The following proteins come from a genomic window of Limosilactobacillus reuteri:
- the rpsQ gene encoding 30S ribosomal protein S17, translating to MSEERNARKVYQGYVVSDKMDKTITVVIDTYKSAPIYGKRVKYSKKYYAHDENNEAKTGDTVQIMETRPLSAKKRFRLVKIVEKAATL from the coding sequence ATGAGTGAAGAACGTAATGCACGTAAGGTTTACCAAGGCTACGTTGTTTCTGATAAAATGGATAAGACTATCACTGTTGTAATTGATACTTACAAGAGTGCACCTATCTACGGTAAGCGTGTTAAGTACTCAAAGAAGTACTATGCTCACGATGAAAACAACGAAGCTAAGACCGGCGACACTGTACAAATTATGGAAACTCGGCCATTATCAGCTAAGAAGCGTTTCCGTCTTGTAAAGATTGTCGAAAAAGCTGCTACCCTTTAA
- the rplN gene encoding 50S ribosomal protein L14 produces the protein MIQQESRLKVADNSGAREILVIKILGGSRVKTGNIGDIIVATVKQATPGGVVKKGDVVKAVVVRTKHGIHRKDGSYIKFDENAAVLINNDKSPKGTRIFGPIARELRGDDFMKIVSLAPEVL, from the coding sequence GTGATTCAACAAGAAAGTCGGTTGAAGGTCGCTGATAACTCCGGTGCTCGTGAAATCTTAGTTATTAAGATTTTAGGTGGTTCCCGAGTTAAAACAGGTAATATTGGTGACATCATTGTTGCTACTGTAAAGCAGGCAACACCAGGTGGCGTTGTCAAAAAGGGTGACGTTGTTAAGGCCGTTGTTGTACGGACTAAGCATGGTATTCACCGTAAGGATGGTTCATACATTAAGTTTGATGAAAATGCCGCTGTTTTAATTAACAACGACAAGAGCCCTAAGGGTACCCGTATTTTTGGCCCAATCGCTCGTGAGCTTCGTGGAGACGACTTCATGAAGATCGTTTCATTAGCTCCAGAAGTTCTCTAA